One genomic region from Bactrocera tryoni isolate S06 chromosome 3, CSIRO_BtryS06_freeze2, whole genome shotgun sequence encodes:
- the LOC120771634 gene encoding cleavage and polyadenylation specificity factor subunit 4, producing MEILLANVNNIDFKIERDLIEQIGAVALPFFGMDKSMAAVCQFVSTQNGLECEKGSSCPFRHIRGDRTIVCKHWLRGLCKKGDQCEFLHEYDMKKMPECYFYSRFNACHNKECPFLHIDPESKVKDCPWYDRGFCRHGPHCRHRHVRRVLCSNYLAGFCENGWNCKFMHPRFELPPISDTTKEIMLKKVPTCHFCGELGHKASACKKNPDANESSENRFKFNGFQKQNQAYNFKENTEGKNGTEHVSSSNNFTKVPKPLDEITCYKCGNKGHYANKCPKGHLAFLSNQRSHK from the exons atggaaattttactCGCGAATGTCAATAACATAGATTTTAAAATAGAACGAGATTTGATTGAACAAATTGGTGCCGTCGCTTTACCATTCTTCGGAATGGAca aaTCGATGGCTGCCGTTTGTCAATTTGTGAGTACCCAAAATGGTTTGGAGTGTGAGAAAGGCTCATCCTGCCCCTTCCGTCATATTAGAGGAGATAGAACTATAGTGTGCAAGCACTGGCTAAGAGGATTATGTAAAAAAGGAGATCAATGCGAATTTTTACATGAAtatgatatgaaaaaaatgccaGAATGTTACTTTTACTCTCGATTTAATGCGTGTCATAATAAGGAATGTCCCTTTCTTCATATCGATCCGGAAAGTAAAGTAAAAGATTGTCCATGGTATGATCGGGGCTTTTGTAGACACGGGCCGCATTGCAGACATCGTCACGTGCGTCGTGTACTTTGTAGTAATTACTTGGCCGGCTTTTGTGAAAATGGTTGGAATTGTAAATTTATGCATCCCCGATTCGAACTGCCACCAATTTCAGACACAACAAAAGAAATTATGCTTAAAAAGGTGCCAACTTGCCACTTTTGTGGAGAACTGGGACATAAAGCTTCGGCGTGTAAAAAAAATCCTGATGCTAACGAAAGTAGTGAAAAccgtttcaaatttaatggcttccaaaaacaaaatcaagcgtacaattttaaagaaaatacagaAGGTAAAAACGGAACTGAGCATGTGTCGTCGAGCAACAACTTTACAAAGGTGCCAAAGCCTTTAGATGAAATCACTTGCTACAAATGTGGAAATAAAGGGCATTACGCAAATAAGTGCCCTAAAGGTCACTTAGCTTTTTTATCAAATCAAAGAagccacaaataa
- the LOC120771633 gene encoding malonate--CoA ligase ACSF3, mitochondrial isoform X1: MLANKSSIAFKYIYSRIIVTKKISTNIKIFEHLTHLREYFRKEEENGGVVPIFKKVLLHADHIAIKSNATEYSYQQLYLGSKKLSIQISNICGSGASCNVAVFCENNALLPLTQWGCWMSGQVFMPLLHKFPFETLSFIIGDSKSKIIISGQLYEKIAKKLATMFDIPLIIIDHHFIPEHSINHHFLEKTLLTVGSNVFIEGTLNNDFYSCSVAMLVYNNSTAKKPKGCRITHKNLLSRIKGTSQVWDYKSSDVLLNLLPVEFNNYSVHSMMCLLSVGGKIDLCYNINYDKIWNKILGINMLIKDKPNMLTALPSTYTKILKIYAKTFSNNPSMVEYIKTYCQLNIRLMISGSTPLPMNIFYYWYKLTGHKLLRYYETPETGAILGNPYIEDIRRKRKQNSFNVPFPQTIIRIVNSKDKTILAAAIGNTENGGVVNAAQIVSFNTRSDNFLGELHVSGQTIFKGYLHQDDTKICFENNFYKTGIIVEFENNTLRLLGRVDSIVFKRAGRSISSDEIETLLKTHYKIKDVAVVAVRHTHWNMSICAVCVIKAESTQDLANIKLFCSKWLPPHMCPDIFKIVPYIHRNSEGKIEKNHLTKLYYF, encoded by the exons ATGCTTGCAAACAAAAGTTCTATTgcgtttaaatatatatattcgcGAATAATAGTGACAAAAAAGATTTCAACAAATATAAAG ATTTTTGAACACCTTACACATTTGAGAGAATATTTTAGAAAGGAAGAAGAAAATGGTGGGGTGGTacctatttttaaaaaagtgttgTTACATGCAGATCATATTGCTATTAAAAGTAATGCTACTGAATATTCATACCAACAACTATATTTAGGCTCAAAAAAGTTATCCATTCAAATATCCAACATATGTG GTAGTGGTGCATCATGTAATGTTgcagttttttgtgaaaataacgCTTTATTACCATTAACGCAATGGGGCTGTTGGATGTCTGGACAAGTTTTTATGCCACTTCTACATAAATTTCCATTTGAAacattaagttttattattgGTGATTCCaaatctaaaataataatttctggaCAACTATATGAAAAGATAGCTAAGAAGCTTGCTACAATGTTTGATATACCACTAATTATTATTGATCACCATTTTATACCAGAACATAGCATAAATCATCACTTTTTGGAAAAGACTTTACTTACGGTCGGGAGTAATGTTTTTATAGAAGGTACTTTAAATAACGACTTCTATTCTTGTTCTGTTGCAATGTTGGTCTATAATAACAGTACAGCTAAAAAACCAAAAGGATGTCGAATAACACATAAAAACCTGCTCTCGCGAATAAAGGGAACATCACAAGTATGGGATTATAAATCAAGTGATGTTTTGCTAAACTTGTTGCcggtagaatttaataattatagcgTACACTCTATGATGTGCTTGCTAAGTGTTGGTGGAAAAATTGATTTATGCTATAATATCAATTACGACAAAATATGGAATAAAATACTTGGTATAAATATGCTAATAAAGGATAAACCCAATATGCTGACAGCATTACCTTCAACATATACCAAAATCCTCAAAATATATGCCAAAACATTTTCTAATAATCCCAGCATGGTTGAGTATATTAAAACCTATTGTCAGCTTAATATTCGACTAATGATATCTGGATCAACTCCCTTACCAATGAACATTTTCTATTATTGGTATAAATTAACAGGACATAAACTACTCCGGTATTATGAAACACCCGAAACCGGAGCAATTTTAGGTAATCCATATATTGAAGATATAAGGCGTAAGCGGAAGCAAAACTCTTTTAATGTGCCGTTTCCTCAAACTATAATTCGTATTGTAAATTCTAAAGATAAAACCATACTTGCAGCTGCAATTGGAAATACAGAAAATGGAGGGGTTGTTAATGCTGCACAAATTGTATCTTTCAACACCAGATCTGACAATTTTTTAGGGGAACTTCATGTATCAGGGCAAACTATTTTCAAAGGATACCTGCATCAAGATGATACTAAAATAtgctttgaaaacaatttttataaaacaggTATTATTGtggaatttgaaaataatacccTTAGGTTACTGGGGCGTGTTGACAGCATAGTTTTTAAAAGGGCTGGACGAAGTATTTCAAGTGATGAAATAGAAACACTATTAAAAACtcactataaaataaaagatgTTGCAGTTGTAGCTGTTCGTCACACACACTGGAATATGAGTATTTGCGCTGTATGTGTTATTAAAGCAGAATCAACTCAGGATTTAGCCAATATTAAGCTATTTTGTTCTAAATGGTTGCCTCCACATATGTGCcctgatatttttaaaattgttccatatatacATCGAAATTCGGAAGGAAAAATTGAGAAGAATCATTTaacaaaattgtattatttttaa
- the LOC120771633 gene encoding uncharacterized protein LOC120771633 isoform X3, which yields MLANKSSIAFKYIYSRIIVTKKISTNIKIFEHLTHLREYFRKEEENGGVVPIFKKVLLHADHIAIKSNATEYSYQQLYLGSKKLSIQISNICVVHHVMLQFFVKITLYYH from the exons ATGCTTGCAAACAAAAGTTCTATTgcgtttaaatatatatattcgcGAATAATAGTGACAAAAAAGATTTCAACAAATATAAAG ATTTTTGAACACCTTACACATTTGAGAGAATATTTTAGAAAGGAAGAAGAAAATGGTGGGGTGGTacctatttttaaaaaagtgttgTTACATGCAGATCATATTGCTATTAAAAGTAATGCTACTGAATATTCATACCAACAACTATATTTAGGCTCAAAAAAGTTATCCATTCAAATATCCAACATATGTG TGGTGCATCATGTAATGTTgcagttttttgtgaaaataacgCTTTATTACCATTAA
- the LOC120771633 gene encoding malonate--CoA ligase ACSF3, mitochondrial isoform X2 has protein sequence MCGASCNVAVFCENNALLPLTQWGCWMSGQVFMPLLHKFPFETLSFIIGDSKSKIIISGQLYEKIAKKLATMFDIPLIIIDHHFIPEHSINHHFLEKTLLTVGSNVFIEGTLNNDFYSCSVAMLVYNNSTAKKPKGCRITHKNLLSRIKGTSQVWDYKSSDVLLNLLPVEFNNYSVHSMMCLLSVGGKIDLCYNINYDKIWNKILGINMLIKDKPNMLTALPSTYTKILKIYAKTFSNNPSMVEYIKTYCQLNIRLMISGSTPLPMNIFYYWYKLTGHKLLRYYETPETGAILGNPYIEDIRRKRKQNSFNVPFPQTIIRIVNSKDKTILAAAIGNTENGGVVNAAQIVSFNTRSDNFLGELHVSGQTIFKGYLHQDDTKICFENNFYKTGIIVEFENNTLRLLGRVDSIVFKRAGRSISSDEIETLLKTHYKIKDVAVVAVRHTHWNMSICAVCVIKAESTQDLANIKLFCSKWLPPHMCPDIFKIVPYIHRNSEGKIEKNHLTKLYYF, from the exons ATGTG TGGTGCATCATGTAATGTTgcagttttttgtgaaaataacgCTTTATTACCATTAACGCAATGGGGCTGTTGGATGTCTGGACAAGTTTTTATGCCACTTCTACATAAATTTCCATTTGAAacattaagttttattattgGTGATTCCaaatctaaaataataatttctggaCAACTATATGAAAAGATAGCTAAGAAGCTTGCTACAATGTTTGATATACCACTAATTATTATTGATCACCATTTTATACCAGAACATAGCATAAATCATCACTTTTTGGAAAAGACTTTACTTACGGTCGGGAGTAATGTTTTTATAGAAGGTACTTTAAATAACGACTTCTATTCTTGTTCTGTTGCAATGTTGGTCTATAATAACAGTACAGCTAAAAAACCAAAAGGATGTCGAATAACACATAAAAACCTGCTCTCGCGAATAAAGGGAACATCACAAGTATGGGATTATAAATCAAGTGATGTTTTGCTAAACTTGTTGCcggtagaatttaataattatagcgTACACTCTATGATGTGCTTGCTAAGTGTTGGTGGAAAAATTGATTTATGCTATAATATCAATTACGACAAAATATGGAATAAAATACTTGGTATAAATATGCTAATAAAGGATAAACCCAATATGCTGACAGCATTACCTTCAACATATACCAAAATCCTCAAAATATATGCCAAAACATTTTCTAATAATCCCAGCATGGTTGAGTATATTAAAACCTATTGTCAGCTTAATATTCGACTAATGATATCTGGATCAACTCCCTTACCAATGAACATTTTCTATTATTGGTATAAATTAACAGGACATAAACTACTCCGGTATTATGAAACACCCGAAACCGGAGCAATTTTAGGTAATCCATATATTGAAGATATAAGGCGTAAGCGGAAGCAAAACTCTTTTAATGTGCCGTTTCCTCAAACTATAATTCGTATTGTAAATTCTAAAGATAAAACCATACTTGCAGCTGCAATTGGAAATACAGAAAATGGAGGGGTTGTTAATGCTGCACAAATTGTATCTTTCAACACCAGATCTGACAATTTTTTAGGGGAACTTCATGTATCAGGGCAAACTATTTTCAAAGGATACCTGCATCAAGATGATACTAAAATAtgctttgaaaacaatttttataaaacaggTATTATTGtggaatttgaaaataatacccTTAGGTTACTGGGGCGTGTTGACAGCATAGTTTTTAAAAGGGCTGGACGAAGTATTTCAAGTGATGAAATAGAAACACTATTAAAAACtcactataaaataaaagatgTTGCAGTTGTAGCTGTTCGTCACACACACTGGAATATGAGTATTTGCGCTGTATGTGTTATTAAAGCAGAATCAACTCAGGATTTAGCCAATATTAAGCTATTTTGTTCTAAATGGTTGCCTCCACATATGTGCcctgatatttttaaaattgttccatatatacATCGAAATTCGGAAGGAAAAATTGAGAAGAATCATTTaacaaaattgtattatttttaa